The Panacibacter microcysteis DNA window TTTATGTCTTATAGCGTTTATTGCTATTTGTTATGTTGGACAGGATTGCACCACCCGGACCGTGCGTTATCGGTTTGGGAGAAGTAGCTTTTTTTGCTCTGCTTATCATATCTGCCATACTTATAGTAAAAAATATTTATATCACCTTTGCCCGCGATAAAAGATATGTCGCCGTTGTATTTGCTCATATTATTTTTATGATTGTTGTGTGCATTGCTTCAAAAAGTATATAGTTCAGCAATGTGGTGCATTACCACGGTCGCTCAAACCACATCGCCAAAGCTGCTATAATAGCCAACCGCACAAGTGAATGACACAACCGGCGATGCCACCTGCACTACAGCCCGTAACATAATATTCACGCCGTTTTTAGCCGCTATCCCGTTGTAAATACGTACCTTCGCGGCCTGAAAATTTTATATGGAAATAAGGAACATTGCTATTATTGCACACGTTGACCATGGAAAAACTACCCTGGTAGATAAAATATTACACGCTACCAAGGTGTTTCGTGAGAACCAGGAAACAGGCGAGCTGATCATGGACAGCAACGACCTGGAGCGGGAACGTGGCATTACCATCTTTAGTAAAAACGCAGCCGTTACCTATAAAGGCGTTAAAATAAACGTGATCGATACCCCGGGCCACAGTGACTTTGGCGGTGAAGTAGAACGTGTATTGAAAATGGCCGATGGCGTAATCTTACTGGTAGATGCCTTCGAAGGCCCTATGCCACAGACACGTTTTGTGTTGCAAAAAGCACTACAACTCAACCTGAAACCGATCGTAGTGATCAATAAGGTAGACAAACCAAACTGCCGCCCCGATGAAGTACACGAGGCGGTATTTGAACTTTTCTTCAACCTCGATGCTACCGAAGAGCAGCTCGATTTTCCTACTTACTACGGCAGTGGTAAAAATGGCTGGTTCAACGATAAAAATGAACAATGCGAGGATATTACCCCATTGCTGGATGGCATTGTAAAACATGTGCCACCGCCACAGGTAAATGAAGGTCCGCTGCAGATGCAGATCACTTCTTTGGATTATTCTTCTTTCCTTGGTCGTATTGCCATTGGTAAAGTTGGCCGCGGCACTATAAAGGAAAACCAGCCAATCGCGTTAATGCAGGCTGATGGAACCATCAAAAAATTAAAGGTTAGAGAACTCTACGTGTTTGAAGGCATGGGCAAGAAAAGAGTAACAGAAGTTATTGCCGGTGACCTTTGTGCCGTGGTTGGCCTGGAAGATTTCAATATCGGCGATACCATTGCCGATGCAGAAAATCCTGAAGCACTGCCACTCATTAGTGTAGATGAGCCTACCATGAGCATGATGTTTGGCATCAACAACTCACCTTTCTTTGGTAAAGATGGCAAGTTTGTAACAAGCCGTCACCTGCGCGACCGCCTGATGAAAGAAACAGAAAAGAACCTTGCATTGCGTGTGGAAGACACAGATAGTGCAGACAGCTTCCTCGTATATGGCCGCGGTATTCTTCACCTGGGTATATTGGTAGAAACCATGCGCCGCGAAGGATATGAACTTACTGTTGGTCAGCCACAGGTACTGGTAAAGATCATTGATGGCAAAAAATGCGAGCCTTACGAAAACCTGGTGGTAGATGTACCTGCAGAGTTTAGCGGTAAGGTAATCGACCTTGTTACACAACGCAAAGGCGAGATGCATGTAATGGAAACAAAAGGAGAGATGCAGCACCTGGAGTTTGAAATACCTTCAAGAGGGCTTATCGGTCTGCGTTCCAATATGCTTACCGCCACAGCCGGCGAAGCTGTAATGGCGCATACGTTCAACGAATACAAACCATGGAAAGGCGTAATACCGGGCAGGAACAACGGTGTATTGTTGTCAAAGAACCAGGCTACCACAACTGCTTATTCTATTGATAAACTGCAGGACAGGGGTTCTTTCTTTGTAGACCCGGGTGAAGATGTGTATGCAGGCCAGATCATTGCCGAGCACATTAAACCAGGCGACCTGGTGGTAAACGCAACAGAAGGTAAAAAATTAACCAACCACCGTGCCAGCGGCAGTGATGATTCTGTACGCATCGTTCCTAAAATACTGATGACGCTTGAAGAATGTATGGAATACATACAGCAGGATGAATGTATTGAAGTAACGCCAAAGAATATTCGTCTGCGCAAAGTAATTCTTGATGAAGAAGAGCGCAAGAAAGTAGCCAAAAGCATGAAAGCCGAAATGGCATAACACATAGAGATATTTTACAAAGCCGTTGAATTTTCAGCGGCTTTTTTTATGGGCTATATTGCTAAATTGGTGTGTGTTACCGGCAATGTTTTTTCATGGCATCGCCTGTTGTGTCACTCTCTTGAACGTTCCGTTTTTTATGGCGGCTGTAGCGTTCCGGTTCGTACTCCATGCACTCTGTGCAAACGCTCTGTGTACTCTGTGGTTAAGAATACAAACCACAGAGTTAAAGGAGTAAGAGCACGGAGTACACAGAGCCATTGAAACATGCATGTACCGCTGCGAACAGCCGCCATGAAAAACTACAGTACAAGTGTGCGACGCAAGGAACGATGCCACTACTGCAAAAGCCGGCTCAACAGCTATAAAACCATATACTACAACCCGTAAATAAATCTGCCGTATGTGCGCCAAATGCAATAGGTTTGCGCCGTTTAAAATTCTACTATGAGTTTAGTTGTTGTTGGTACCATGGCCTTTGATGCCATTGAAACGCCGTTTGGCAAAACAGACAAAATTATTGGTGGTTCTGCCACATATGTTGCATATACTGCCAGCAACTTTATCAAAGATGTGCAGCAGGTTTCTATTGTAGGGTACGATTACCCGCAGGAAGAACTCGATGATCTTTCTGCAAGGGGTGTTGACCTTGCAGGTGTGGAAATAGTGCCGGATAAAAAGTCATTCTTCTGGAGCGGCCGCTACCACATGGATATGAATACAAGGGACACACTGGTTACCGACCTTAATGTACTCGCAGATTTTAACCCTGTACTGCCGGAAGCATACCGCGATGCGGAGTTTGTA harbors:
- the typA gene encoding translational GTPase TypA; this translates as MEIRNIAIIAHVDHGKTTLVDKILHATKVFRENQETGELIMDSNDLERERGITIFSKNAAVTYKGVKINVIDTPGHSDFGGEVERVLKMADGVILLVDAFEGPMPQTRFVLQKALQLNLKPIVVINKVDKPNCRPDEVHEAVFELFFNLDATEEQLDFPTYYGSGKNGWFNDKNEQCEDITPLLDGIVKHVPPPQVNEGPLQMQITSLDYSSFLGRIAIGKVGRGTIKENQPIALMQADGTIKKLKVRELYVFEGMGKKRVTEVIAGDLCAVVGLEDFNIGDTIADAENPEALPLISVDEPTMSMMFGINNSPFFGKDGKFVTSRHLRDRLMKETEKNLALRVEDTDSADSFLVYGRGILHLGILVETMRREGYELTVGQPQVLVKIIDGKKCEPYENLVVDVPAEFSGKVIDLVTQRKGEMHVMETKGEMQHLEFEIPSRGLIGLRSNMLTATAGEAVMAHTFNEYKPWKGVIPGRNNGVLLSKNQATTTAYSIDKLQDRGSFFVDPGEDVYAGQIIAEHIKPGDLVVNATEGKKLTNHRASGSDDSVRIVPKILMTLEECMEYIQQDECIEVTPKNIRLRKVILDEEERKKVAKSMKAEMA